One segment of Tachyglossus aculeatus isolate mTacAcu1 chromosome 16, mTacAcu1.pri, whole genome shotgun sequence DNA contains the following:
- the RGS2 gene encoding regulator of G-protein signaling 2 translates to MLSGSVVLTVRQQREPGDPGDQHKRDKMKRTLMKDWKTRLSYFLQNNSSAGKPKSKGKQQAYIRPSPEEAQLWSEAFDELLASKYGLAAFRAFLKSEFCEENIEFWLACEDFKNTKSPQKMTSKAKKIYTDFIEKEAPKEINIDFQTKTLIAQSIQEASSGCFTTAQKRVYSLMENNAYPRFLESEFYQDLCRTSRMSREPQGT, encoded by the exons ATGTTGTCGGGCTCCGTGGTCCTGACCGTCCGGCAGCAGCGGGAGCCCGGAGACCCCGGCGACCAACACAAGCGGGACAAGATGAAGCGGACTCT AATGAAAGATTGGAAGACCCGCCTGAGTTACTTCTTACAGAACAACTCCTCGGCCGGGAAGCCAAAGTCCAAGGGCAAACAGCAAGCCTACATTCG CCCTTCTCCTGAAGAAGCACAGCTGTGGTCAGAAGCATTCGACGAGCTCCTGGCCAGTAAAT acgGTCTTGCTGCGTTCAGGGCTTTTCTGAAATCTGAATTCTGTGAAGAGAATATCGAGTTCTGGCTGGCCTGCGAAGACTTCAAGAACACCAAGTCCCCGCAGAAGATGACATCAAAGGCCAAGAAAATTTACACCGACTTCATAGAAAAGGAAGCGCCGAAGGAG ATAAACATAGACTTTCAAACGAAAACCCTGATCGCCCAGAGCATCCAAGAGGCTTCGAGCGGCTGCTTCACTACAGCCCAGAAGAGAGTGTACAGCCTGATGGAGAACAATGCCTATCCGCGATTCTTGGAGTCAGAGTTTTACCAGGACTTGTGCAGAACATCCCGGATGAGCAGGGAGCCTCAGGGAACATGA